The following are encoded in a window of Psilocybe cubensis strain MGC-MH-2018 chromosome 4, whole genome shotgun sequence genomic DNA:
- a CDS encoding Extracellular metalloprotease (Extracellular metalloprotease NCU07200) yields the protein MFSFPLITALLSATSAFATPLNSTIAQRVCGTVISDAKLAKAEAHFNANKVTVPSFASASTATINVHFHVIQQNNTLLGGNIPDSQIKDQIAVMNKAYASAGITWVLASTSHTTNSGWFNGVGPDTSSQTDMKSSLRVGGPKDLNVYTVGFNSGAGAGLLGYSTFPSDYSGAPSDDGVVILYSSLPGGSASPYNLGQTLTHEAGHWVGLYHTFQGGCSGLGDQVSDTPAEASAAFGCPTGRDTCKSPGVDPIHNFMDYSDDSCMTEFTAGQITRLRSQIATYRGISA from the exons ATGTTCAGCTTCCCCTTGATCACCGCGCTCCTTAGCGCGACTTCAGCATTTGCGACACCTTTGAATTCGACTATTGCACAAAG AGTGTGTGGGACGGTCATCAGCGATGCAAAACTCGCAAAGGCTGAAGCCCATTTCAATGCAAACAAAGTCACTGTGCCTTCTTTTGCATCTGCATCTACTGCCACTATAAAC GTTCATTTTCATGTCATTCAACAAAATAATACATTGTTAGGAGGCAATATTCC GGATTCCCAAATCAAAGATCAAATTGCTGTCATGAACAAGGCTTATGCCAGTGCAGGTATAACCTGGGTCCTTGCCAGTACTAGCCATACCACCAACTCAGGATGGTTCAATGGCGTGGGGCCTGACACATCGTCTCAAACAGACATGAAATCATCTCTCCGAGTTGGCGGCCCTAAAGATCTCAATGTCTACACAGTCGG ATTCAACTCTGGTGCCGGTGCAGGGCTCCTCGGTTACTCCACATTTCCATCTGATTATTCTGGTGCACCCAGTGACGACGGGGTTGTAATCTTATACTCTTCTCTTCCAGGAGGTAGCGCTTCTCCGTACAACCTTGGTCAG ACCTTGACTCACGAAGCCGGCCACTGGGTTGGTCTGTACCACACTTTCCAAGGAGGCTGTTCAGGCTTAGGCGACCAAGTTTCGGACACACCGGCCGAGGCTTCTGCTGCTTTTGGGTGCCCAACCGGTCGCGACACCTGCAAATCCCCTGGCGTTGACCCCATTC ACAACTTCATGGACTACTCAGACGACTCATGCATGACTGAGTTCACAGCTGGACAAATTACGCGTCTCAGGTCACAAATCGCTACATACCGTGGCATCTCAGCTTGA
- a CDS encoding Acyl-CoA-binding protein-like protein 3 (Acyl-CoA-binding protein homolog 3), with translation MASRELIDAQFDRAVEIVQSLPKTGPIQTDYEEKLTMYSLFKQATAGNVKSPRPGIWDMLGRAKWDAWAKHKDLDSYEAKWLYVDALLKVLRKYSDKTVAMNLVEELESYGGDPSHIIMSRTLSQSDRSDSSGSTVSDGDAPIPRGAPITGDRQNIPRHEEETDSNSEEDSEDEARDLPTLNTGRMSVENRPQSSLSSHRYRTPLAGSLAMSPPPPVHQRVPSQQPLPGFETPSAFADTTVSPQYPPSNQYPGHFSETSRIQAVSPPNQYPAQPSYNFQSQSHPSQYVPLRPPSGMALERAVENVQVQLAALSERLETLESRSLLLSRSNVSISSRGNGGGSPSWGGERRTSNDRNVPIWDIDDLGMWSMVLNPLSRGLDRLRELSVFFASNQNRTPSMIIIRRLCLDVSFLLCVVSIIGALWRKSGVRRREVRAALIVLWRAIVGSKQQRLLVDQGV, from the exons ATGGCTTCCCGAGAACTGATTGACGCTCAGTTCGATCGTGCAGTCGAGATTGTGCAAAGCTTGCCCAAAACAGGGCCTATACAAACTGACTATGAAGAGAAATTGACCATGTACAG CCTCTTCAAACAAG CAACTGCGGGCAACGTTAAATCTCCCCGTCCTGGCATTTGGGATATGCTTGGAAGGGCTAAATG GGATGCTTGGGCTAAACACAAAGATTTGGATTCCTATGAAGCAAAGTGGTTATATGTCGATGCTTTGCTTAAG GTCCTGCGCAAGTACTCAGACAAGACTGTTGCAATGAATCTCGTGGAGGAATTGGAATCTTATGGCGGAGATCCATCACATATTATCATGAGTC GTACCCTTTCTCAATCTGATCGTTCAGACTCATCTGGTTCAACAGTATCTGATGGAGATGCACCGATACCCAGAGGTGCCCCTATCACGGGTGATAGACAGAATATTCCTCGACACGAGGAAGAAACGGATTCAAATTCCGAAGAGGATTCAGAAGATGAAGCGCGCGACCTTCCAACTCTGAATACCGGAAGAATGTCTGTCGAAAACCGCCCACAATCATCTCTCTCTTCTCACCGCTATCGCACCCCGCTCGCAGGATCCCTAGCAATgtctccccctcctccggtTCATCAACGAGTCCCTTCCCAGCAACCTCTGCCTGGCTTTGAGACTCCTTCCGCGTTTGCAGACACCACTGTCTCTCCACAATATCCTCCTTCTAATCAGTACCCTGGCCACTTTTCAGAGACCTCAAGAATACAAGCCGTCTCACCCCCCAATCAATACCCTGCTCAGCCAAGCTATAACTTCCAGTCCCAATCTCACCCATCACAATACGTACCTTTACGTCCACCGTCAGGCATGGCGTTAGAGCGGGCGGTGGAAAATGTTCAAGTACAACTAGCTGCCCTTTCCGAGAGGCTGGAGACGTTGGAATCTCGCTCTCTGCTATTATCCCGATCGAATGTATCCATAAGTTCTCGTGGAAATGGAGGTGGATCTCCCTCGTGGGGAGGTGAGAGAAGGACGTCCAACGACCGCAACGTGCCTATATGGGACATCGATGATCTTGGGATGTGGTCCATGGTCCTAAATCCCTTATCCCGCGGACTGGATCGCTTGCGAGAACTGTCTGTCTTCTTTGCAAGCAATCAAAACCGGACACCTTCTATGATAATTATTCGCCGGCTATGCCTCGACGTTTCTTTCTTGCTATGTGTTGTTAGTATTATTGGCGCCCTGTGGAGAAAGAGCGGTGTGAGGAGGAGAGAGGTCAGAGCCGCACTTATTGTTCTTTGGAGGGCAATTGTTGGTTCAAAGCAGCAGCGATTGCTTGTGGATCAAGGTGTTTAG
- a CDS encoding formate dehydrogenase (NAD+), producing MSDTAGKTIKCKAAVCWGAGEPLKIEEVEVAPPRANEVRIHILYTGICHTDEYTRSGKDPEGLFPVILGHEGGGIVESVGEGVTNVAVGDHVIPLYTAECRECKFCKSGKTNLCGKVRATQGKGLMPDNSSRFSINGQPIHHFMGTSTFSQYTVVADVSVVAVNKEAPLEKVCLLGCGITTAWGAVVKQAGIKGSSVAVFGCGAIGLGVINTAALVGASRIIAIDTNPGKESWAKKFGATDFINPTTALKQDQKIQDHLVEITDGGLDFTFDCTGNVHVMRAALEACHKGWGVSTIIGVAAAGQEISTRPFQLVTGRTWRGTAFGGVKGRTEIPGLVDDYLKGTIKIDEYVTHHRNLAEINDGFHDMHQGNCIRCVVDMA from the exons ATGTCTGACACTGCAGGAAAAACCATCAAGTGCAAGGCCGCTGTTTGCTGGGGAGCTGGAGAGCCCTTGAAGATCgaggaagttgaagttgCTCCCCCTAGGGCAAATGAAGTTAGAATTCACATTCTGTACACCG GCATTTGTCACACCGATGAGTACACTCGAAGCGGCAAAGACCCTGAG GGTCTCTTTCCTGTGATATTGGGTCACGAAGGTGGAGGCATC GTCGAATCTGTTGGTGAAGGTGTCACCAATGTTGCAGTGGGAGACCATGTCATTCCTTTGTACACAGCTG AGTGCAGAGAATGCAAATTTTGCAAGAGTGGAAAAACCAACCTCTGTGGAAAAG TGCGAGCTACACAAGGAAAGGGTTTGATGCCTGATAACTCTAGCCGATTCTCTATCAACGGGCAGCCAATTCACCACTTC ATGGGGACCTCCACTTTTTCCCAATACACTGTTGTGGCCGATGTTTCCGTTGTGGCAGTCAACAAGGAAGCACCGCTGGAGAAGGTTTGCCTGCTCGGATGCGGTATTACTACCGCCTGGGGTGCTGTTGTCAAACAGGCCGGAATCA AGGGTTCTTCTGTGGCTGTTTTCGGATGTGGCGCAATCGGACTGGGTGTCATCAACACTGCGGCTCTCGTGGGCGCCAGTCGCATCATTGCAATTGACACCAACCCAGGAAAAGAGTCCTGGGCTAAGAAATTCGGCGCTACAGATTTCATTAACCCCACCACTGCGTTAAAACAGGATCAAAAGATTCAAGATCATCTCGTCGAAATTACTGATGGTGGCCTCGACTTTACTTTTGATTGCACTGGAAAT GTTCACGTTATGCGCGCCGCTCTGGAAGCGTGCCACAAAGGCTGGGGTGTTTCTACAATCATTGGtgtcgctgctgctggtcAAGAAATTTCTACCAGACC ATTCCAATTG GTAACTGGACGCACCTGGCGCGGAACAGCTTTCGGAGGTGTCAAGGGGAGAACCGAAATTCCAGGCCTTGTTGACG ACTACCTCAAGGGCACAATCAAGATCGACGAATATGTAACCCACCACAGAAACCTTGCGGAAATTAACGATGGATTCCATGATATGCAC CAAGGAAACTGCATCCGTTGTGTTGTCGATATGGCTTAA
- a CDS encoding Polyadenylate-binding protein 2, which yields MTRFVCPTSSTVSIIEERPQPTASTSKPARNVYQVCVCGIHAVRSAQISRSVAALSAQDLPLLKRPPNPNQWHRPVELCQSNLWKRVIFNTDKGKGKALKPNQRANKKEHIIDARRKDQLRHKLALDRNPTNYVFVGNLDYRLTEADLRLGFAECGHITRVIFRCSQGRLHPPTNKDSKRDSASTRDRMYATVEFRHFQSVKKALQCNGMIIPGQQAPIKVCASAADLPEVNEIANYYIRKMKNDSTPTPANRWFNMASKNLESIEPRD from the exons ATGACACGCTTCGTCTGTCCCACATCGTCCACCGTGAGCATCATAGAGGAGAGGCCTCAACCGACCGCATCGACTAGCAAGCCGGCGCGTAATGTTTATCAGGTGTGTGTCTGTGGCATTCATGCCGTACGTTCTGCTCAGATCAGTCGCAGCGTGGCCGCTTTGTCTGCCCAGGATCTACCATTATTGAAGAGGccccccaaccccaaccagTGGCACCGACCAGTAGAGCTGTGCCAGTCAAACCTGTGG AAGCGCGTTATTTTCAACACTGACAaaggcaagggcaaggcacTCAAGCCCAATCAACGAGCAAACAAGAAGGAGCACATTATCGATGCCCGGAGGAAGGATCAGTTGCGACACAAACTTGCACTCGATCGCAACCCTACCAATTATGTATTTGTGGGCAAT TTGGATTACAGGTTGACTGAAGCCGATCTGCGCCTTGGTTTTGCGGAATGCGGACACATAACTCGAGTAATTTTCCGCTGCAGTCAAGGACGACTTCACCCACCAACAAACAAGGATTCGAAGCGCGACTCTGCTTCCACACGCGACCGAATGTACGCCACAGTCGAATTCAGACATTTCCAGTCCGTCAAGAAGGCCCTCCAATGCAATGGAATGATTATTCCAGGGCAGCAGGCCCCTATAAAG GTCTGCGCTTCTGCCGCAGATCTCCCGGAAGTAAACGAGATTGCCAACT ATTACAtcaggaagatgaagaacgATTCAACCCCCACGCCCGCCAACCGCTGGTTCAACATGGCCTCCAAGAA TTTGGAAAGCATTGAACCGCGTGATTAA
- a CDS encoding ATP-dependent RNA helicase eIF4A: MARSAALNPASMPFFPGGYRGSDDERGTGAVFGQHTAPSFREQDRSSALSFQSVAPTEFRSVRSSPSPAESGIQEPRHQSSPGPRDIQRQSPTIRQADAGKPYPAVEARLTREGSMIGTLGTLAEREDTQSPGHIEEDQAPESGHKTPGSSFYTIQQQQQRALDPATTNPFGFSTGLGSISGVAYTSSSPVSSQDSNSRITTAADLQVQNFEAQLKASPLISDIRDRLIRCEYNTSQIHRDLISISHKVDMLVERALASGVNNTQPEFKDPFASNSAPLTVNKHRPSMGNIAPNQASTSDDMSSISQRLNVLTSSVGTLLALQMQNNASDGRNGSIVSLNTPQMELAPNQSLPPVNSTSMLGVGLPNRPDLRPAPRQPNPPMRTWSAGNLELPVRSPDQGLGRQEVAIRDKRRSVSSLARRDSSGVIDPQGDSWVGGSRDNGPMVSKWDQLSLAPELLISLGKFGVGPPNKIQQRALPFLLRGSDIIAQAPPTQERIAAYVIPAIQVAVTNMGTRPLRGPVVILVSTTVDQATQAQRMIRDLGGPIGVKSALGVGAASPGADLTQELRSLQQNMPHIICGTPQKLHALFTSPGGLVGSEVRFLVLDEVDQLIARNLHEFVFNIVKLLPPPRSRPLSMNTPTVTTAPALPAPVSQTTFTSPFEPGNPVIPPFPVQASNSGRRFSAAVPSPNPSEGASTAVPQPIERQTALFSNTVPQDVLNLATAIQLREPVRVLVRRDGNVVNPETSQGSRGLRQFYLYLAFTAGGRSDPMASTAGGGLGIIGSGRSASSAETTQAREWKLDALADIFDDVEVNQAIVYVGGMTALDSVVYKLASRGLEAIPLHGDMNAPTRATALNKFRNSSSVIMRQPNTKVLVVYDIQLKNNEVPHVPLVINYDLPKAVEEYSNRVSSAIASAYSRAGVVVNFVTATGGDVEMLRSIECYYKIKCPEVPMNLRDIL; the protein is encoded by the exons ATGGCGAGGAGCGCTGCTCTGAACCCTGCTTCCATGCCCTTCTTTCCCGGAGGGTATCGTGGCTCCGACGACGAACGAGGCACTGGTGCAGTCTTTGGACAACATACCGCCCCCTCTTTCCGCGAGCAAGATCGCAGTTCAGCTCTTTCTTTCCAGTCAGTCGCGCCTACCGAATTCCGCTCAGTCAGGTCTTCCCCCAGTCCTGCAGAAAGTGGGATTCAGGAACCGCGCCATCAGTCGTCCCCGGGGCCACGCGACATTCAGCGTCAGTCACCGACCATTCGACAGGCCGATGCCGGGAAACCGTATCCAGCTGTTGAGGCGCGACtcacgagagaaggcagtATGATTGGGACATTGGGCACTCTGGCGGAAAGAGAAGACACCCAATCACCAGGGCATATCGAAGAAGACCAGGCCCCTGAAAGCGGTCATAAGACACCCGGCTCATCCTTCTACACAatccagcagcaacaacaacgggCGCTGGACCCTGCGACAACTAACCCATTCGGTTTCTCTACGGGCCTAGGTTCTATCTCTGGAGTCGCGTATACGTCGTCTTCTCCGGTATCCTCTCAAGATTCAAACAGTCGGATCACAACAGCTGCAGACCTTCAGGTGCAGAATTTCGAGGCCCAACTCAAGGCGTCACCCTTGATCAGCGacattcgagacagacttatTCGATGTGAATATAACACGTCCCAGATACACCGCGATCTGATCAGCATTAGCCACAAAGTCGACATGTTAGTCGAACGCGCCCTTGCTAGCGGAGTCAACAACACCCAACCGGAATTCAAAGACCCATTTGCGAGTAACTCCGCACCTCTGACTGTCAATAAGCATCGCCCGTCTATGGGAAATATCGCACCCAATCAGGCTTCAACCTCGGATGATATGTCTTCAATTTCTCAAAGGTTGAATGTCCTGACATCCTCTGTCGGAACACTGCTAGCTCTTCAGATGCAAAATAACGCTTCTGATGGGCGAAATGGCTCTATTGTGAGCTTGAACACTCCTCAAATGGAGCTGGCACCCAATCAATCATTGCCACCCGTAAATTCGACATCGATGCTTGGTGTTGGCTTGCCAAATCGCCCTGATTTGAGGCCTGCCCCTCGccaacccaacccacccATGCGTACTTGGTCTGCTGGCAACTTAGAACTTCCTGTACGCTCGCCCGACCAAGGTCTCGGCCGTCAAGAAGTCGCTATTCGCGATAAGCGTCGATCAGTCTCGAGTTTGGCTCGACGAGACTCTTCTGGT GTAATTGATCCACAGGGCGATAGTTGGGTCGGTGGCTCTCGCGATAATGGCCCGATGGTGTCGAAGTGGGATCAACTTTCTCTGGCTCCAGAGCTTCTCATATCTCTCGGAAAATTCGG TGTTGGTCCACCCAACAAAATACAACAACGCGCACTACCCTTTCTTTTACGAGGTTCTGATATCATAGCGCAAGCACCGCCTACTCAAGAGCGAATCGCAGCTTATGTTATACCAGCGATCCAAGTAGCGGTAACCAATATGGGCACTCGTCCCCTTCGTGGACCTGTCGTTATTTTGGTTTCTACAACTGTCGACCAAGCGACCCAAGCTCAGCGCATGATTCGTGATTTAGGCGGTCCTATTGGGGTCAAATCTGCTTTAGGAGTGGGTGCCGCCTCTCCAGGGGCCGACCTCACCCAAGAACTCCGATCATTGCAGCAGAATATGCCTCACATTATTTGCGGCACCCCTCAGAAACTCCACGCTCTGTTTACATCTCCTGGTGGGCTTGTCGGATCCGAAGTCCGCTTCCTTGTCCTCGATGAAGTCGACCAGCTAATCGCTCGTAACCTCCATGAATTTGTCTTCAACATTGTAAAATTactccctcctcctcgctcTCGGCCATTATCCATGAATACACCCACTGTAACTACAGCACCTGCTTTACCCGCGCCAGTGTCTCAGACTACTTTTACTTCACCATTCGAACCAGGCAATCCAGTGATACCCCCATTCCCAGTCCAGGCTTCGAATTCTGGCCGAAGGTTTTCTGCTGCAGTTCCATCGCCAAATCCGTCTGAAGGCGCTTCAACAGCTGTTCCTCAACCCATTGAACGGCAAACAGCACTATTCTCCAACACGGTTCCTCAGGACGTCCTAAATCTTGCTACCGCTATACAACTGCGAGAGCCAGTTCGAGTCCTCGTTCGCCGCGATGGTAATGTCGTGAATCCTGAAACCAGCCAAGGTTCTCGTGGTCTGCGCCAATTTTACCTTTACCTGGCATTTACCGCTGGTGGAAGATCTGACCCAATGGCTTCTACAGCTGGAGGAGGACTTGGAATCATTGGATCCGGAAGAAGTGCATCAAGCGCCGAAACCACACAAGCTCGTGAATGGAAACTTGACGCACTTGCAGACATCTTTGATGACGTCGAAGTTAATCAGGCCATTGTTTATGTTGGCGGTATGACGGCCCTGGACTCTGTGGTGTACAAGCTGGCAAGTCGAGGATTGGAAGCCATTCCACTT CATGGCGACATGAATGCTCCTACGCGTGCCACGGCTTTGAACAAGTTTAGAAATTCTTCCTCTGTTATTATGCGGCAACCAAACACGAAAGTATTGGTTGTGTATGACATCCAATTGAAGAACAATGAAGTTCCGCATGTTCCTCTGGTCATCAATTATG ATCTACCAAAAGCTGTGGAAGAATATTCCAACCG GGTTTCTTCTGCAATTGCTTCTGCGTATTCTCGCGCTGGGGTCGTGGTCAATTTCGTTACAGCCACTGGCGGAGATGTTGAAATGTTACGATCTATAGAATGTTATTACAA AATCAAATGC CCTGAAGTCCCGATGAATCTCCGTGACATTCTCTGA
- a CDS encoding Elongator complex protein 2, with product MPTDLIYVAAACNRFNQAGDVSPSTSLIAFGSSSLVALWDLSSPDDNGVMKTLPDFKGSITCVKFLANEILIAANEAGMLNCWRKKSLDSEWTLTSTDQAHSASISTLSVQGARIVTGSSDSSIKIWKYTQGVDKDDIIESQTIQLKGKYPLISSMAYLPQTNVSILAVGGTDTFVRLWVCSDDEYLLSATLAGHEDWIRSLAFKSPGTEDAPLILASGSQDATIRLWNIEPWKKTTNSKDKIRSSEAIDVLLDTFEDSLGDLGENEEGGRQISLKHHILTVKVDSESSQQFSVTFDALLVGHEAGVTSLSWRRDISTIPTLLSTSTDSSVILWSPSSINSSIDASASIWINRQRFGDVGGQRLGGFVGGLWARDSLEVLAWGWAGGWRRWSCSSPTMVEPADEKWNEIGAISGHSGPIKGLDWSPDGKYIITTGLDQTTRIHGPVHNSANKTSWHEIARPQVHGYDLLNVVFVNPLKFASIADEKVVRVFEAPRGFVQLTEKLGVAQFSEEEHKRPVGANVPALGLSNKAISEELVGNVDLSRRPFEGELASITLWPETEKVFGHGYESITLGISSSRELIATACKSTSAEHAVVRVYDTKNYKTVGEPLHGHILTVTRIAFSPDDRHILTVSRDRSWRLFQVQQSGGYVPVAADKSHGRIIWDCAWSAEGDIFVTVSRDKTAKIWQQTDDSWKAVTTIKLAQPGTAVAIAPARDGKRRMAIGQENGEILIYSGITSSANWVHDETISSRVAHVTHIHRMAWRPSSQGSPEELATCSEDGTLRILIVRSGELDGSN from the exons ATGCCAACTGATCTGATCTACGTTGCTGCAGCTTGCAATAGGTTCAACCAGGCAGGCGATGTCTCTCCGTCCACCTCGTTAATCGCTTTTGGGTCGTCCAGCTTGGTGGCACTTTGGGATCTCAGT AGTCCAGACGATAATGGAGTAATGAAAACACTGCCAGACTTCAAGGGCTCAATAACTTGTGTCAAATTTCTGGCGAACGAAATTTTGATAGCTGCCAATGAAGCTGGAATGTTAAATTGCTGGAGGAAAAAATCCTTGGACTCTGAG TGGACCCTTACTTCAACGGATCAAGCTCATTCAGCGTCGATATCTACTCTCTCTGTTCAGGGAGCCCGTATCGTAACAGGGTCTTCGGATTCTTCAATCAAAATATGGAAATACACCCAGGGTGTAGATAAAG ATGATATTATCGAGTCACAGACAATTCAACTTAAAGGAAAATATCCTCTTATCTCATCTATGGCATATCTACCGCAAACAAACG TGTCGATCTTGGCAGTCGGTGGAACCGATACATTCGTGCGGTTATGGGTCTGCTCGGATGATGAG TATCTATTATCTGCTACGCTAGCTGGCCATGAAGATTGGATTCGAAGTTTGGCTTTTAAGAGTCCAGGAACCGAAGATGCTCCATTAATATTGGCATCAGGCTCTCAAGATGCCACTATCAGGCTTTGGAACATAGAGCCGTGGAAAAAGACCACAAATTCCAAGGATAAGATTCGATCATCCGAAGCAATAGATGTACTTTTGGATACCTTTGAGGATTCTCTGGGTGATCTCGGAGAGAACGAAGAAGGAGGTAGACAAATATCGCTCAAGCACCACATTTTAACCGTCAAGGTCGACTCAGAAAG TTCACAGCAATTTTCAGTCACCTTTGATGCTCTTCTAGTGGGACATGAAGCCGGCGTTACTTCTCTCTCATGGCGTCGCGATATATCCACAATTCCCACTCTGCTATCAACCTCTACGGATTCATCCGTCATTCTTTGGTCGCCTTCGAGCATTAATTCATCTATAGATGCATCAGCTTCTATTTGGATTAACCGTCAACGATTTGGTGACGTTGGGGGACAAAGGCTTGGTGGTTTTGTTGGAGGTCTTTGGGCACGGGATAGTCTCGAAGTTTTAGCCTGGGGTTGGGCGGGAGGTTGGAGGAGATGGTCATGTAGCTCACCTACGATGGTTGAACCTGCTGATGAAAAGTGGAATGAAATAGGCGCGATTTCTGGCCACAGTGGGCCCATTAAAGGTCTTGACTGGAGTCCGGATGGAAAATATATTATCACAACAGG TCTCGATCAAACCACACGAATCCATGGACCAGTTCACAATTCAGCAAACAAGACATCATGGCATGAAATCGCTCGACCTCAAGTTCATGGATACGACCTGCTAAATGTGGTGTTTGTGAATCCATTGAAATTTGCTAGTATAGCAGACGAAAAAGTTGTTCGAGTGTTTGAAGCCCCTCGTGGGTTTGTGCAATTGACAGAAAAACTTGGCGTTGCCCAGttttctgaagaagag CACAAACGGCCCGTAGGCGCAAATGTACCGGCTTTGGGGTTATCTAACAAAGCAATCAGCGAAG AATTGGTTGGAAACGTAGATCTTTCCAGGAGGCCATTTGAGGGAGAGCTCGCTTCTATTACACTATGGCCTGAAACAGAAAAAGTCTTTGGACATGGATACGAG TCTATAACACTGGGTATTTCGAGTTCAAGAGAACTTATTGCAACAGCCTGTAAATCGACCAGCGCTGAGCATGCAGTCGTTCGTGTTTACGACACCAAGAATTACAAAACAGTCGGCGAGCCTCTTCACGGGCATATTCTAACCGTTACGCGGATAGCTTTCAGCCCCGATGACAGGCATATTTTAACAGTATCGAGAGATCGTTCGTGGAGACTTTTCCAGGTTCAACAATCAGGAG GTTATGTTCCTGTCGCGGCTGATAAATCTCATGGTCGCATCATCTGGGATTGCGCATGGTCAGCAGAAGGTGACATTTTCGTCACTGTATCTCGCGACAAGACA GCAAAGATTTGGCAGCAGACAGACGACAGTTGGAAGGCAGTAACGACTATCAAGTTAGCCCAGCCTGGTACTGCAGTAGCGATCGCTCCGGCGAGGGATGGAAAAAG ACGAATGGCAATCGGACAAGAAAATGGTGAAATTTTGATATACTCCGGCATcacaagttctgcaaattgGGTGCACGATGAGACTATCAGCTCAAG GGTAGCACACGTTACTCACATTCATCGAATGGCATGGCGTCCATCATCTCAAGGTTCACCTGAAGAACTGGCAACATGTAGTGAAGATGGTACATTGAGGATCTTAATAGTTCGGTCGGGTGAATTAGACGGCTCCAACTAA
- a CDS encoding Holo-[acyl-carrier-protein] synthase, which translates to MTILGIGVDLVHVPRITSILTRNHGDRFAARILSNEELSEWQSLGLVSISHRARFLAVRWSVKESTYKAMYPITRPSWKEVSYHGLSAQRQKPFVSYHPFRSENKEKIGSIHVSVSHDGDYVYSSVCIEAPMNLCRHTSP; encoded by the exons ATGACGATCCTTGGAATAGGTGTCGACCTTGTTCATGTTCCTCGGATAACTTCTATCTTAACTCGTAATCATGGCGATCGTTTTGCTGCAAGGATTCTCTCTAACGAAGAGTTGAGTGAATGGCAATCTCTGGGATTAGTTTCAATATCACACCGCGCTCGGTTTTTGGCAGTCAG ATGGAGTGTAAAAGAATCGACATACAAAGCGATGTATCCTATTACTCGTCCCTCTTGGAAAGAAGTATCCTATCATGGATTATCAGCTCAGAGGCAAAAGCCGTTTGTTAGTTACCATCCTTTTCGCTCTGAAAATAAGGAGAAGATAGGATCGATACATGTCTCGGTCAGCCATGACGGGGACTATGTGTACTCTAGTGTGTGCATTGAAG CACCTATGAATCTCTGTCGCCATACCTCGCCATAA